One stretch of Castor canadensis chromosome 14, mCasCan1.hap1v2, whole genome shotgun sequence DNA includes these proteins:
- the Angptl4 gene encoding angiopoietin-related protein 4 isoform X1: MSLLHPRGSLRRDPHVSTRCISSPPRPGVPALRSPGNMRCAPTAGAVLVLCAATAGLLSAQARPASPEPPRFASWEEMNVLAHGLLQLGRGLHEHVERTRGQLSALERRLAACGAACQGSEATAATPKDPENPIASGETAPETLRSLQAQLKLQNSRIQQLFLKVAQQQRHLEKQHLKIQNLQSQIGLLAPTHLHNGVNQSARRKRLPKMSQSTGLAHNATSLHRLPRDCQELFEEGERKSGLFQIQPQGSPPFLVNCKMTSDGGWTVIQRRKDGSVDFNQSWEAYKTGFGDPQGEFWLGLEKMRSITGDRGSRLAVQLQDWDGNAKSLKFPIHLGGEDTAYSLQLTAQVADELGVPTTTPNGLSLPFSTWDQDHDLRVDMNCAKSLSGGWWFGTCDHSNLNGQYFPSIPQPRQQRKKGMFWKAWRGRYYPLQATTVLIQPTEAAAAS, translated from the exons ATG AGCCTTCTGCATCCCAGGGGAAGTCTCCGCCGAGATCCGCACGTCTCCACCCGTTGCATCTCGAGTCCCCCGCGTCCAGGAGTCCCCGCACTCAGATCGCCCGGGAACATGCGCTGCGCTCCGACGGCAGGCGCAGTCCTGGTGCTGTGCGCCGCCACCGCCGGGCTGCTGAGCGCCCAGGCTCGCCCCGCGTCGCCCGAGCCGCCGCGCTTCGCGTCCTGGGAGGAGATGAACGTGCTGGCGCACGGGCTGCTGCAGCTCGGCCGCGGGCTGCACGAACACGTGGAGCGCACCCGCGGGCAGCTGAGCGCGCTGGAGCGGCGCCTGGCCGCGTGCGGGGCGGCGTGCCAGGGATCCGAGGCGACCGCCGCGACTCCGAAAGACCCCGAGAACCCAATCGCCAGCGGCGAGACGGCTCCCGAGACCCTGCGCAGCCTGCAG GCACAGCTCAAGCTTCAGAATAGCCGGATCCAACAACTGTTCCTGAAGGTTGCCCAGCAGCAGCGACACCTGGAGAAGCAGCACCTGAAAATCCAGAATCTGCAAAGTCAG ATTGGTCTGCTGGCCCCCACACACCTACACAATGGGGTGAACCAGTCTGCCAGAAGAAAGAGGCTACCCAAGATGTCCCAGTCCACTGGCCTGGCTCACAATGCCACCAGCTTGCACA GGCTGCCCCGGGACTGCCAGGAGCTCTTTGAAGAGGGTGAGCGGAAGAGTGGACTATTCCAGATCCAGCCTCAGGGGTCCCCACCTTTCCTGGTCAACTGCAAGATGACCTCAG ATGGAGGCTGGACAGTGATTCAGAGGCGCAAAGATGGTTCTGTGGACTTCAACCAGTCCTGGGAAGCATACAAGACAGGCTTTGGAGACCCCCAAG GCGAGTTCTGGTTGGGCCTGGAGAAGATGAGAAGCATCACAGGGGACCGTGGCAGCCGCCTGGCCGTGCAGCTTCAGGACTGGGATGGCAATGCCAAGTCACTGAAGTTCCCCATCCACCTGGGTGGTGAAGACACAGCCTACAGTCTGCAGCTCACTGCACAAGTGGCGGATGAGCTGGGTGtccccaccaccacacccaatggCCTCTCCCTACCCTTCTCCACGTGGGACCAGGACCATGACCTCCGTGTGGACATGAACTGTGCCAAGAGTCTCTCTG GTGGATGGTGGTTCGGCACCTGTGACCACTCCAACCTCAATGGCCAGTACTTTCCCTCCATCCCACAACCACGGCAGCAGCGTAAGAAGGGAATGTTCTGGAAGGCCTGGCGGGGCCGCTACTACCCATTGCAGGCAACCACAGTGCTGATCCAGCCCACAGAGGCTGCAGCAGCCTCCTAG
- the Angptl4 gene encoding angiopoietin-related protein 4 isoform X2, with product MRCAPTAGAVLVLCAATAGLLSAQARPASPEPPRFASWEEMNVLAHGLLQLGRGLHEHVERTRGQLSALERRLAACGAACQGSEATAATPKDPENPIASGETAPETLRSLQAQLKLQNSRIQQLFLKVAQQQRHLEKQHLKIQNLQSQIGLLAPTHLHNGVNQSARRKRLPKMSQSTGLAHNATSLHRLPRDCQELFEEGERKSGLFQIQPQGSPPFLVNCKMTSDGGWTVIQRRKDGSVDFNQSWEAYKTGFGDPQGEFWLGLEKMRSITGDRGSRLAVQLQDWDGNAKSLKFPIHLGGEDTAYSLQLTAQVADELGVPTTTPNGLSLPFSTWDQDHDLRVDMNCAKSLSGGWWFGTCDHSNLNGQYFPSIPQPRQQRKKGMFWKAWRGRYYPLQATTVLIQPTEAAAAS from the exons ATGCGCTGCGCTCCGACGGCAGGCGCAGTCCTGGTGCTGTGCGCCGCCACCGCCGGGCTGCTGAGCGCCCAGGCTCGCCCCGCGTCGCCCGAGCCGCCGCGCTTCGCGTCCTGGGAGGAGATGAACGTGCTGGCGCACGGGCTGCTGCAGCTCGGCCGCGGGCTGCACGAACACGTGGAGCGCACCCGCGGGCAGCTGAGCGCGCTGGAGCGGCGCCTGGCCGCGTGCGGGGCGGCGTGCCAGGGATCCGAGGCGACCGCCGCGACTCCGAAAGACCCCGAGAACCCAATCGCCAGCGGCGAGACGGCTCCCGAGACCCTGCGCAGCCTGCAG GCACAGCTCAAGCTTCAGAATAGCCGGATCCAACAACTGTTCCTGAAGGTTGCCCAGCAGCAGCGACACCTGGAGAAGCAGCACCTGAAAATCCAGAATCTGCAAAGTCAG ATTGGTCTGCTGGCCCCCACACACCTACACAATGGGGTGAACCAGTCTGCCAGAAGAAAGAGGCTACCCAAGATGTCCCAGTCCACTGGCCTGGCTCACAATGCCACCAGCTTGCACA GGCTGCCCCGGGACTGCCAGGAGCTCTTTGAAGAGGGTGAGCGGAAGAGTGGACTATTCCAGATCCAGCCTCAGGGGTCCCCACCTTTCCTGGTCAACTGCAAGATGACCTCAG ATGGAGGCTGGACAGTGATTCAGAGGCGCAAAGATGGTTCTGTGGACTTCAACCAGTCCTGGGAAGCATACAAGACAGGCTTTGGAGACCCCCAAG GCGAGTTCTGGTTGGGCCTGGAGAAGATGAGAAGCATCACAGGGGACCGTGGCAGCCGCCTGGCCGTGCAGCTTCAGGACTGGGATGGCAATGCCAAGTCACTGAAGTTCCCCATCCACCTGGGTGGTGAAGACACAGCCTACAGTCTGCAGCTCACTGCACAAGTGGCGGATGAGCTGGGTGtccccaccaccacacccaatggCCTCTCCCTACCCTTCTCCACGTGGGACCAGGACCATGACCTCCGTGTGGACATGAACTGTGCCAAGAGTCTCTCTG GTGGATGGTGGTTCGGCACCTGTGACCACTCCAACCTCAATGGCCAGTACTTTCCCTCCATCCCACAACCACGGCAGCAGCGTAAGAAGGGAATGTTCTGGAAGGCCTGGCGGGGCCGCTACTACCCATTGCAGGCAACCACAGTGCTGATCCAGCCCACAGAGGCTGCAGCAGCCTCCTAG